AAACTGTGACTGGACCGAAATAACTGCCGTTGCCCACTTCATCACTACCTAAAACAGAAAGCTGGCTGAAATTTTTGGGTAAAGCGGCCGTTTTTTGAACGGAAGAGTTTTTTGTACCCTTACTTTGGAGTGTGCTTCCCCATTTAGTCGCTGTTGTTTCAGCATCTGGCCCTTGAAACACAACCTTACCAGAAGTATAGGCTGTAATCGTTGTATTTCCTACTTTAGCAACAAAGTCTGTATAGGGGACATTTTTATTCAAGCGATTTTTTTCATAAAAGCTATGCATTTTTTTCATCGTATCTTTGGTTACTTTGATTACGTGAGTTTGGGACATGATAGAACTCCTTTCAAATCTTCTTATCTATAGTAAAACAAAAAAGTTAAAAAGTGAAGTATGTTTCTTTTTAGAAAAATGAAAACTTTATCGAAAACAAAAGCCCTTCTAATAACGTAAATTTGAGTTTTCAGAAAATCTATGGTAGAATATATTATAAGTAATGATACTAGTTTGAGTGAGCGGATTTCTGCTCACTCTTTTTAATGGAGTAACATAGGAGAAAAATACGATGAAACGTTGATTTGTTCCGCTTTTCATTGTCTAGCTGCATGAACTAGTACTTCGGAAAAAAGATAATTATTGCTATCGGTAAAAAGCACCGAAATCAATAACTCCTATTTTTCTGACAGTACTAAACAGTTCACTCCGCTTTTCTAAAAATCTAGTACGTTACATAAATCTCGAAGGAGGCGAAAATTTTGAGTAGTGTTGTGGAAACTGTTACCGAGTTAGTCACGCCAATCTTAGAAAAACAAAATTTTGAACTTGTAGAAGTAGAGTTTGTTAAGGAAGGAAGAGACTGGTTTCTCCGTGTCTTTATTGATAAAGAAGGCGGTATTGACATCTTAGACTGTGCACTTGTAAGTGAGCAGCTAGATGAAAAGCTTGATGCTATGGATCCTGATCCGATTCCCCAAGCATATTTTCTGGAAGTGTCCTCTCCGGGAGCTGAACGTCCGTTGAAGAAAGAAAGCGACTATGAAAACGCAGTTGGAGAATATATCCATGTTTCACTTTATCAAACAATCGATGGTGAAAAACAATTTGAAGGTGTTTTAAAAACAGTTGATAAAGATCAGTTGACCTTAACCGTCAAAATCAAAACAAGAGTCAAAGATTATACATTTGAACGGAAAAACATTGCCAAAGCTCGTTTAGCAATTCAGTTTTAAAAAATAAAATATAAAGCAGAACTTTCCGGTTTTTGCTTATCACAGGATGCAGAAATTAACCTATAAAAGGTTGTTCAGCTCCGTTTACCTTTCATTTAGACAGTAGGAGGAAATGATAAAAAAATGAGCAAAGAAATGTTAAATGCACTAGATGCATTAGAAGCTGAAAAAGGTATTTCTAAAGAGATTGTGATTGATGCACTGGAAGCAGCATTAGTTTCCGCATATAAAAGACATTATGGTCAAGCCCAAAACGTTGAAGTAGAATTTGACGGAAAGAAAGGCAACATCCATGTTTATGCCGTTAAAGAAGTAACAGAAGAAGTATTTGACTCGCAGCTTGAAGTATCATTGAAAGAAGCAATGGAAGTCAACAAAGCTTATGAAATGGGTGACAAGATCCGTTTTGAAGTAACGCCAAAAGACTTTGGTCGTATTGCAGCACAAACGGCTAAACAGGTTATTTTGCAACGTGTTCGCGAAGCAGAAAGAAATATCATTTATAACGAATTCAGTGCTTACGAAAATGATATCATGCAAGGGATTGTTGAAAGACAAGATCGCCGTTATATTTATGTAAACTTAGGAAAGATCGAAGCTGTGTTATCAAAACAAGATCAAATGCCAAATGAATTTTATCAACCTCATGATCGTATCAAAGTCTACGTTTCAAAAGTTGAAAATACATCAAAAGGCCCGCAAGTTTTTGTTAGCCGTAGTCATCCTGATTTACTGAAGCGATTATTTGAACAAGAAATCCCAGAAGTGTATGATGGGATTGTAGAAATCGTCAGCATTGCTCGTGAAGCAGGGGATCGTTCAAAAGTTTCAGTTCGCTCAACGGATTCAAATATCGATCCAGTTGGAACCTGTGTAGGTCCAAAAGGACAACGTGTCCAAGCAATCGTGAATGAATTAAAAGGCGAAAATATGGATATCGTTGAATGGAGTGAAGACCCAGCAGTTTTCATCAGCAACGCATTGAATCCAGCACAAGTGGTCGATGTTATTTTTGATCCAAATAATAATAAAGCTTGTACAGTAGTCGTTCCTGATTATCAGTTATCACTTGCTATCGGTAAAAGAGGACAAAATGCTCGTTTAGCCGCTAAATTGACTGGTTTTAAAATCGATATTAAACCAGAATCAGAAATGGAAGATTATTATGCACAACTTGCAGAAAATCAAGAAACTCCTGAAGAAGAAGTGCACGATGAAGCAATCGTAGAATCTGCTATGACTGCTGATGATTACGAAAACGTTGAGTTTGAAGAAAAAACAACTGAAGACGAAGAACAAGTCTAACGATTTGGAGGGAATAAAATGAAAAAAAGAAAAATCCCGATGCGCAAATCTGTTGTTTCAGGTGAAATGAAACCGAAAAAAGAATTAGTTCGAATCGCACGCTCTAAAGAAGGCGAAGTTGCCATTGATCCTACTGGGAAAATGCCAGGACGAGGTGCCTATGTCGCTCTTGAACCAAAAGAAGTCCAAGAAGCATGGGATAAACATATTTTAGATCGTGTGTTGGAAACGACGTTGACGGATGAGTTTTACCAAGAATTATTAAACTATGTTGAACACCAAAAAGCACGGAATGAGTTGTTTGGCAATGGATAAAGAGAAGATACTAAATTTTTTAGGTTTGGCTATGAGAGCTGGAAAACTAGTAACTGGTGAAGAATTAACGATCGGTGATATCCGCAGTAATAAAGCGAAATTTGTTTTTGTTGCAGCGGATGCTAGTGATAATACAAGAAAAAAAATCAAGGACAAATGTTCTTATTACAACGTTCCTTGCGATGAGTCGTTTTTTCAAGCAGAGTTAAGTCATGCGATCGGTAAAACGCGTATGGTAATCGGCATCAATGATCAAGGCTTTGCAAAGAAATTCAAGGAACTAATCAAAGGTTAGGAAGGTGATTGCATGGGGAAAAAAAGAATTTACGAATTAGCAAAAGAGATCAATCAATCAAGTAAAGATGTTGTCGAAAAAGCACATGCTTTAGGTATGGATGTGAAAAATCACATGGGCGCAATTTCTTCTGAGGACGAATCAAAACTTCGCAACTCATTTGGAGGAAATAAGCCTGCCAATACACAACAAAAACCAGCACCGAAACCACAAGCAGCACAAAGTGGTCAAGGGCAAACAAAACCAGCAAATCCAAAACCAGCTAACCAAAATGGAAATAGACCAAACCAAAATCAAAATAGACCGCAACAAAATGGTCAACAAAATCGTCCACAACAAAACAACCAAAATCAAAATCGTCCAGCACAACAAGGACAACAAAATAATCAAAACCGCAACAACCAAAATCGAAACATGCAAGGAAGCAGCCAAAATATGACTCAAAACCGTTCAAACCAAGGACAGCAAAACCGTCCGCAGCAAAATAATCAAAATCAAAACCGTCCAGCACAAGCAGGACAACAAAATAACCAAAACCGTAACAATAACCAAAATCGCAATACACAAGGTAGTACGCCAAGTACCAACCAAAACCGTAATACACAAAGTAATACTCAAAATACAAATCAAAATCGTCCAGCTACACAAACAGGACAACAAAACCGTCCACAACAAGGACAAACTAGCAATAACTCTCAAGGAAACCAAAACCGTAACAATACGAATACTGGAAACCGCAACACTAGTTTCGGCGGAGGCGGCGGTCAAAATCGTAACCGTAATGGCTACAACAACCAAAACCGCAACAGATTCAACAAAAAAGGCAAAAAAGGGAAATACCAAGAATCAACAAAACCAGCAGTGCCTGCACGTAAATTCCGTGAATTGCCAGATGTATTAGAATATACAGAAGGCATGAATGTAGCGGATATCGCGAAGAAAATCCATCGCGAGCCAGCTGAAATCATCAAAAAACTATTTATGATGGGTGTTATGGTCAACCAAAACCAATCATTAGATAAAGAAACAATTGAATTGTTGGCAGTGGACTATGGTATGGAGCCACAAGAAAAAATTCAAGTCGACGTAGCGGATATCGATAAATTCTTCGAACCAGAAGCATTAGTTGAAGAAAATCTAGTAACACGTCCGCCAGTTGTAACAATCATGGGACACGTTGACCATGGTAAAACAACCTTGCTTGATACATTGCGCAATTCACGCGTAACTTCTGGTGAAGCCGGTGGTATCACGCAACATATTGGTGCCTACCAAATCGATATCGATGGCAAACCAATCACTTTCTTGGATACACCAGGACATGCGGCATTTACAAGCATGCGTGCTCGTGGAGCAGGTATCACAGATATTACGATCTTAGTCGTTGCAGCTGATGATGGTGTTATGCCACAAACAGTTGAAGCGATCAACCATGCTAAAGCAGCTGAAGTGCCAATTATCGTAGCTGTTAATAAGGTTGATAAACCTGGTGCTAATCCTGATCACGTGAAACAAGAATTAAGTGAACATGGGTTGATTCCAGAAGAATGGGGCGGAGATACGATCTTCGTAAATATTTCAGCGAAATTCAACCAAAACATCGATGAATTACTAGAAAATATTCTTTTGATCGCCGAAGTAGAAGACTTGAAAGCTGATCCAACGCAACGTGCAATCGGTACAGTGATCGAAGCTCGTTTAGATAAAGGAAAAGGACCTGTGGCTACATTACTGGTTCAACAAGGTTCATTACGTGTTGGAGACCCAATCGTTGTTGGGAATACTTTTGGACGTGTTCGTGTTATGACCAATGATCTTGGTCGTCGCGATAAAGCTGTCGGACCTGCAACACCAGTTGAAATCACTGGGTTGAATGATGTACCACAAGCCGGCGATCGTTTTGTAGTCTTTGAAGACGAAAAAACAGCTCGTCAAGCAGGTGAAGAGCGTGGCAAACGCGCACAACTTGAACAACGTTCATCAAATAATCGTGTAACATTAGACAACTTGTTCGAAAGTCTAAAAGAAGGCGAATTGAAAGATGTTAACGTGATTATTAAAGCAGATGTGCAAGGTACAGCTGAAGCACTTGCGGCTAGCTTA
The Enterococcus silesiacus DNA segment above includes these coding regions:
- a CDS encoding ribosome maturation protein RimP gives rise to the protein MSSVVETVTELVTPILEKQNFELVEVEFVKEGRDWFLRVFIDKEGGIDILDCALVSEQLDEKLDAMDPDPIPQAYFLEVSSPGAERPLKKESDYENAVGEYIHVSLYQTIDGEKQFEGVLKTVDKDQLTLTVKIKTRVKDYTFERKNIAKARLAIQF
- a CDS encoding transcription elongation factor NusA, with protein sequence MSKEMLNALDALEAEKGISKEIVIDALEAALVSAYKRHYGQAQNVEVEFDGKKGNIHVYAVKEVTEEVFDSQLEVSLKEAMEVNKAYEMGDKIRFEVTPKDFGRIAAQTAKQVILQRVREAERNIIYNEFSAYENDIMQGIVERQDRRYIYVNLGKIEAVLSKQDQMPNEFYQPHDRIKVYVSKVENTSKGPQVFVSRSHPDLLKRLFEQEIPEVYDGIVEIVSIAREAGDRSKVSVRSTDSNIDPVGTCVGPKGQRVQAIVNELKGENMDIVEWSEDPAVFISNALNPAQVVDVIFDPNNNKACTVVVPDYQLSLAIGKRGQNARLAAKLTGFKIDIKPESEMEDYYAQLAENQETPEEEVHDEAIVESAMTADDYENVEFEEKTTEDEEQV
- a CDS encoding DNA-binding protein — its product is MKKRKIPMRKSVVSGEMKPKKELVRIARSKEGEVAIDPTGKMPGRGAYVALEPKEVQEAWDKHILDRVLETTLTDEFYQELLNYVEHQKARNELFGNG
- a CDS encoding 50S ribosomal protein L7, whose amino-acid sequence is MDKEKILNFLGLAMRAGKLVTGEELTIGDIRSNKAKFVFVAADASDNTRKKIKDKCSYYNVPCDESFFQAELSHAIGKTRMVIGINDQGFAKKFKELIKG
- a CDS encoding translation initiation factor IF-2: MGKKRIYELAKEINQSSKDVVEKAHALGMDVKNHMGAISSEDESKLRNSFGGNKPANTQQKPAPKPQAAQSGQGQTKPANPKPANQNGNRPNQNQNRPQQNGQQNRPQQNNQNQNRPAQQGQQNNQNRNNQNRNMQGSSQNMTQNRSNQGQQNRPQQNNQNQNRPAQAGQQNNQNRNNNQNRNTQGSTPSTNQNRNTQSNTQNTNQNRPATQTGQQNRPQQGQTSNNSQGNQNRNNTNTGNRNTSFGGGGGQNRNRNGYNNQNRNRFNKKGKKGKYQESTKPAVPARKFRELPDVLEYTEGMNVADIAKKIHREPAEIIKKLFMMGVMVNQNQSLDKETIELLAVDYGMEPQEKIQVDVADIDKFFEPEALVEENLVTRPPVVTIMGHVDHGKTTLLDTLRNSRVTSGEAGGITQHIGAYQIDIDGKPITFLDTPGHAAFTSMRARGAGITDITILVVAADDGVMPQTVEAINHAKAAEVPIIVAVNKVDKPGANPDHVKQELSEHGLIPEEWGGDTIFVNISAKFNQNIDELLENILLIAEVEDLKADPTQRAIGTVIEARLDKGKGPVATLLVQQGSLRVGDPIVVGNTFGRVRVMTNDLGRRDKAVGPATPVEITGLNDVPQAGDRFVVFEDEKTARQAGEERGKRAQLEQRSSNNRVTLDNLFESLKEGELKDVNVIIKADVQGTAEALAASLQKIEVAGVRVKIVHSAVGAINESDVTLAAASNAIIIGFNVRPTPQAKQQSDQEEVDIRLHRIIYKAIEEIETAMKGMLDPEFEEKITGQMTVRELYKVSKVGTIAGCYVTEGSIRRDGGVRVIRDGIVIFEGKLASLKRFKDDAKEVKLGFECGAMVENFNDLKVDDVIEGFVMEEIKQ